One region of Polyodon spathula isolate WHYD16114869_AA chromosome 25, ASM1765450v1, whole genome shotgun sequence genomic DNA includes:
- the LOC121300002 gene encoding rho-related GTP-binding protein RhoA-D, with the protein MAAIRKKLVIVGDGACGKTCLLIVFSKDQFPEVYVPTVFENYIADIEVDGKQVELALWDTAGQEDYDRLRPLSYPDTDVILMCFSIDSPDSLENIPEKWTPEVKHFCPNVPIILVGNKKDLRNDEHTRRDLAKMKQEPVKPEEGRDMANRISAFGYLECSAKTKDGVREVFEMATRAALQVRKRRRRQPCLLL; encoded by the exons ATGGCAGCGATTCGGAAGAAGCTGGTGATCGTGGGGGATGGCGCCTGTGGGAAGACCTGCCTGCTGATCGTTTTCAGTAAGGACCAGTTCCCGGAGGTGTACGTGCCCACAGTGTTCGAGAACTACATCGCTGACATCGAGGTGGATGGCAAGCag GTGGAGCTCGCTCTCTGGGATACAGCAGGACAGGAGGACTATGATCGGCTCAGACCGCTCTCCTACCCCGACACCGATGTCATCCTCATGTGCTTCTCCATCGACAGCCCCGACAGTTTAG AGAATATCCCGGAGAAGTGGACCCCCGAGGTGAAGCACTTCTGCCCGAACGTGCCGATCATCCTGGTGGGGAACAAGAAAGACCTGAGGAACGACGAGCACACTCGGAGGGATCTGGCCAAGATGAAACAG GAGCCGGTGAAGCCCGAAGAGGGCCGGGACATGGCTAACAGAATCAGTGCCTTCGGGTACCTGGAGTGCTCGGCCAAGACGAAGGACGGAGTTCGAGAGGTGTTCGAGATGGCCACTCGGGCTGCCCTGCAGGTCCGGAAACGAAGGAGGAGGCAGCCCTGTCTGCTGTTGTGA